The Carassius carassius chromosome 9, fCarCar2.1, whole genome shotgun sequence genome includes a region encoding these proteins:
- the LOC132148503 gene encoding GTP-binding protein Rhes-like: protein MSLEVKEKTEVRLVFMGAAGVGKTALIKRFLQDSFDPKHRRTVEELHFKEYEVAGVKVTINIMDTSGSYSFPAMRKLSIQNGDAFALVYSVDDPESLEAVKRLREEILEVKEDKLTPIVVVGNKKDRQLERRVSADDVLVKVELDWNSCFLEASAKEDENVMEVFKELLQQANLPSSLSPALRRRRETFPMDISLRPPMNKTNSCSVS, encoded by the coding sequence ATGTCTCTGGAAGTGAAGGAAAAGACAGAAGTGCGCTTGGTGTTCATGGGAGCCGCTGGCGTGGGAAAAACAGCTCTGATTAAACGCTTCTTGCAAGACAGCTTTGATCCCAAACATCGACGCACGGTGGAGGAGCTCCACTTCAAGGAGTATGAGGTGGCTGGAGTCAAAGTGACCATTAACATCATGGACACGAGCGGCAGCTACTCCTTCCCAGCCATGCGGAAGCTCTCCATCCAGAATGGAGATGCATTCGCCCTGGTCTACTCCGTGGACGACCCCGAATCGCTAGAAGCTGTCAAGAGACTGCGTGAGGAAATCCTGGAGGTCAAGGAGGACAAGCTCACACCCATTGTGGTGGTGGGCAACAAAAAAGACAGACAGCTGGAACGGAGGGTGTCAGCGGATGATGTGCTGGTGAAGGTGGAGCTGGACTGGAACAGCTGTTTCCTGGAGGCCTCGGCTAAAGAAGACGAAAACGTGATGGAGGTGTTCAAGGAGCTGCTCCAGCAAGCAAACCTCCCCAGCAGCCTCAGCCCAGCTTTGCGCCGTCGCAGAGAAACCTTTCCCATGGACATCAGTCTACGGCCGCCCATGAACAAGACCAACAGCTGTTCTGTCTCCTAA